The DNA window CCTGACGATCGTCTCCTTCGGATGTTTCCTGATTGAGGCGGCGGCTTTGGGCTTTGTGCCGCTGTTTGTCAGGGGAGTGCCGCATGCCTATTCGGCCTTTCATCTGACGGGAATCCACTATTTTACCGTATCTTGTGTTCTGGTGCCGTCCATGTGCGTAATATACTTTTGTATTAACAGGGGAAGGGACAGGATAAAAAGCATCATAATGGCGGTGATGGGCCTGCTGTCCCTGGCCGTTCCGCTCCTCTGTGTTTCCAGATTCCAGCTGATATTTGCGGTGATCCTGGCCGTCCTGACCTACATACAGATGGACGGAAGGCTGAACCTTCTCTACGCGGTCTTTGCGATGGCGGCCCTGGTGCCTCTCTATCTGCTGCTGACCGTCGCGAGGAGCCATGACGTGTCCTATCTGAATGCGGTCTTTGAGATGAAGAATGAAAATATGCCGATTTTTATTACCCAGCCCTATATGTATGTGGCAAACAATTATGACAATTTCAACTGTCTGGTGGAGGGACTGGACAGTCATTCCTGGGGCCTCAAGATGCTGGCTCCGCTGTGGACTTTAACCGGGCTTAAATTCAAATTCCCCGCGCTGACGAATTTCCCATACTTTGTCAACCGCGAGGAACTGACCACCCTGACCATATTTTATGACGCCTATTATGATTTCGGAATCATTGGAGTGCTCGGTCTTTCCTGCATTCTGGGGGGACTGGCTTTCTATTTGATGCAGAAGATGAAAAAGGTGCGCAATCCGATTACGTATCTGTTCTATTCCCAGATCGCAATTTACATGATGCTGTCTTTTTTCACCACCTGGTACAGCAACCCGACAACCTGGTTCTATCTGGCGGCCACGGGGGCGATCGCATTTGCGACGTCCAGGCGCTGGGGAACCATCTGATTACCACGAAGCAAAGGGGATATGAGAGATGATTTCAAAAAAAATGATACCACTTATGCAGAACAACTCTGCAATCAGAATGATGTTTGAAGAAGGAAAAAAACTTGCCGCCATCCACGGAGCCGAAAATGTATTTGATTTCAGCCTGGGAAATCCCAGCGTACCGGCGCCCGCCGAAGTAAATCAGGCAATTGCGGATATAATAAAAGAGGAAGATTCTCTTTTTATCCACGGTTATATGTCAAATGCCGGATATGAAGATGTCCGCGGGACGATAGCGGATTCACTGAACAGACGGTTTCACACGTCGTTTGGGATGGCGAATATCCTGATGACGGTGGGGGCGGCCAGCGGCCTTAACGTAATTTTAAAGACCATCCTGGATCCGGGTGACCAGGTCATCACATTTGCCCCGTATTTTGTGGAGTACGGCTCCTATGTGCGCAACTACGACGGAGAACTGGTGGTGGTTCCCCCGAACACGGCCGATTTCCAGCCTGATTTAAAGAAACTTGAGGAAAAGATTAACGGCAGGACAAAAGCCGTTATTATCAATACTCCCAACAATCCCACCGGCGTGATTTATTCCGATGAAACGCTTAAAAATATCGCCTCGGTATTGGAAAAGAAGGAGAAGGAGCTGGGGATTTCCATCGTCCTGATCTCAGATGAACCATACAGGGAGCTGGCTTATGACGGAGCTGTGGTACCCTGGGTGACAAACTATTACCATAATACCGTGGTCTGCTACTCCTACAGCAAATCCCTGTCCCTGCCGGGAGAGCGTATCGGCTATCTGGTCATCCCGGACGAGATGGAGGACAGTAAGAACGTGATTCAGGCCGCTACGATAGCCAACCGGGTCCTGGGCTGCGTCAACGCGCCTTCCCTGATGCAGAGAGTCATCAAACGCTGCGTGGATGCGGAGGTGGATGTGGCTGCCTACGACAGGAACAGAAACCTGTTGTACAACGGGCTGAAGGGATATGGATTTGAATGCATCAAACCGGAGGGGGCTTTTTACCTCTTTGTGAAATCACCGGTGGAGGATGAAAAAGAATTCTGTGAGACGGCGAAGCAGTTTAATGTGCTCGTGGTTCCGGGAAGCTCTTTTGCCTGCCCGGGATATGTGAGAATTGCCTACTGTGTTGCTTATGAAAGAATTGAACGCTCCATGGCGGCATTTAAAAAGATCGCGGAGCATTACCATTTAATTTAAGCCGGAAAATGCCGGCTTCGGGAGGTGTTGTGCGTTGGAGGATGTAAAAAAATATCTCAGGATGATTTTAAATATTGTAATTCCTCTGGCAGGACTTTGCCTTGTATGCTTTCTGGGACCAAAGCTGCTGAGCTTTTTTATGCCCTTTGTGATCGGCTGGATTATCGCAATGATTGCCAATCCCCTGGTGCGGTTTCTGGAACGCCACTTAAAGCTGGTTCGGCGCCACGGTTCCATGGTAATTATCGTGGGCGTGCTTGTGCTGGTAATCGGTCTTCTGTATCTGGCTATTACCTGGATTTACTCGGAGTTAGCCGGCTTTGTCGGAGACCTGCCGCTGCTCTATGAAAATGCGCTCAGCGAAATATCGAATGCGATTCAGAACAGCCAGAAGCTGCTCACCTATCTGCCGGACAGTCTCCAGAAACCGCTTTTGGAAATCTCCAACAATCTGGGAGGAACCATCGGCACTCTGTTTTCCAAAGCCGCCGCCCCAACGGTGGAGATTGCGGGAAATGTGGCAAAACGGATTCCCAATGTCATGGTAAATACGGTTATCATGATTCTGGCATCTTACCTGTTTCTGGCGGAGCGTGAGAAGATTCTCCGCGTCCTGAGAGCGGCGCTGCCGCCGTTTGTATTCCGCTATGCGGAATATCTGAAAAAAGACGCCAGAGGCCTGATCGGCGGCTACTTCCTGGCGCAGTTTCGGATTATGTTTGTGGTGGCCGCCATCCTCGCGGCCGGACTGTTAATATTGGGAGTGAAATACAGTCTGCTGCTGGCAATCTTTATCGCCCTGTTAGACTTCCTTCCGATTTTCGGAACGGGAACCGTCCTGATCCCCTGGGCTGTTGTGAAGCTGTTTTCTGCGGAGTACCCATACGCCGTGGGGCTGATTCTGATTTACATTACAACCCAGGTAGTCCGCCAGATTATCCAGCCGAAGATAGTCGGAGACTCCATGGGGCTGCCGCCGCTTCTCACGCTCTTCCTCCTGTATATGGGATTCAAACTGAGCGGAATAGCCGGAATGATCCTGGCGGTGCCGATTGGGCTTGTGTTTATCAACTTCTATAAATACGGGGCATTTGACTCGATGATTGAGAATATGAAGATGTTGATTCGGGAGGTTAGTGAGTTTAGAAAAGGGGGAGGGGATTGAGGAATGAGAACGCCGCCGTCAGGTCGGGGGCGGGATGGTGAGAGGGAGGTTATGAGTCTTCAGTCCCGGTTGGTAAGTTGTCGTGGGTGGGAAATCCGGGCAGAAAAAGTTCCTGCGGGAAACGCTTGCGCTCTTCGGAGTACATAGTGGTACTAACCTCGAAAAGACCTCGGTAAGTACCAATGAACTCCCAGGTTCCCTCCGGAATCTTTTTCTCCCGGATTCCCCACGGGAAGGTTATGGCCGGGACTGAAGACGCGAAGGTTTTCGCCATCCCGTAACCCGGCCTGCGGCCGCTGAATTGTTCTGCTTCTTCAAAAGGGGAGGTATTGTCGCGGCCACTATGTTATCTTGAGGGGCTAGAGAATGCCTCCTGTTTGGTATGGGAAGAATCATCAGGAGAAACCGTCAGCACGTAAAAGTATTGCAATTATGTAGTGGTTGCGACAATACCTCCCCCTTACTTGACGAAAGAGACAATCAGCCGCTGAAGATGACGGACGGGGCAACACCCTTCACTGAGTCTTCAGTCCCGTCGACAACCTGCCCGGGGAAGGAGGAGAAAAACTTTCCGGAGGGCGACCTTGAAGCCCGCCGGTGCTTGGCGAGGTATTTTCGAGCCTAGCATCCTCTGCGCGCTTCACAAGCGGGAGCGAGTCCCCGTAGGAATTTTTTTCTCCGGATTCCCCCTCACCACAACCTGAAACCGGGACTGAAGACTCATCCACACCCACCCACTCCCCCGTCCGCCATCTTACAGAGGCGTCCTCACATCTCAACTAAACTTCCCCCCTTTTTTCCCCGCCTTAGGATTCTCCCCAAACGTCTTTTTATAAGCCCGCAGAAACGCCGCATAATTCCTGAACCCGCAGTGGTAACAGACTTCGGTGACCGGGACGCCGCGGTTTAGGAGTTCTTTGGCCATCAGGAGGCGTTTTTCGTTGATGTAGCTGGTGATGGTGTAGCCTGTCTCCTGTTTGAAGAGGCGCATCATGTGGTATTTGCTGAGGTAGAAACGGGACGCCAGGCTGTCTATTGTGTAGTCGGAGGATGGGTTCTCGGAGATATAGCGCATGATTTCCAGGACTTTTTCACTGCCGGGGCTGGTGCTTACATATTCCAGATGGTTTTCTACGGCGGCCCTGTTCAGGTGGATCATGAATTCCAGGAACAGGATCCGGCAGTACAGCTCTTTGGCATAGCCATCTTCACGGCAGGCTTTTTCCAGACGGAGCAGACTCTCGTACAGGGAGCTGATTTTCAGCGAACTGATGCGGAGGACATCGGAGCAGTGGTCCCTGGCATCCTGGAAACAGCGGCTTAAATCGCAGTTTTCGGAACGGAAACTGTCCACATAGTCGGGGGAGAGATATACGACGATGCGTTCATAGATTTCATCGGAGCCAATCACCGGTTTATGGATGGCGTGGTGGCCGACCAGGACGATGTCGTAGGGGTTCAGATGGTAGGAGCGGCCTTCGATAATATAGTCCACGTCGCCCTTTAAAAAGATCAGGACTTTGTCAAAATCATGGTAATGGTAGTTGATGTCGTCGGGCAGACAGGCCGCCAGATGGAACAGCCGGAATTCCCGGTCCAGATAGCCGCGTTTTTCATAGGAATCCATATTTCCCCTCCTTTCTGATATTCGTAACCATTATAGCATTATTTGTAAGATTTGCAGCACAATAATTGTAGAAATTTATTTTCCTTCAGTATATAATGGATATAAACAAAGGTATGTCTGTTAAGCCGGATGCTGAGTGTGCCGTGGAGAAGGCCAGCGCAGCCGTGGCTTAAAAGTGCAGACAGTGTGTAGTAATAGCCGCCGTAGTGCGCCGGAACCGGGAGGATACGTCAATGAAGAAGGTTACATTTGAGAAATACCATTGCATGGGAAATGATTATCTCGTATATGATCCGAATAAGAATGAGCTGAAACTGAGTGAGGAGAACATTAAACTGATCTGCGACAGGAACTTTGGAGTGGGTTCGGATGGAATTCTTGCAGGTCCCTATCTGGATCGGGAGAAGATGTATGTAAAGATTTTGAATCCGGACGGAAGTGAAGTGCCGAAGAGCGGAAACGGCATGGGGATCTTTGCAAAGTATTTAAAGGATGCCGGTTATGTGCAGAAGACCAGCGTTTCCTGGATGACCATGAGCGGGGAGGAGAATGTTTTTTATCTCAATGAGGAGGGGACCAGGGTTAAGATATCCATGGGACGCCCAACCTTTTGGAGTGATGAGATTCCCGTGACGGGAGAGCGCCGCGAGATGGTCAACCAGACCATGATGTTTGGGAAGATTCCTTATGTGACCACCTGTCTTTCCATCGGCAATCCCCACTGTGTAATCTGGATGAGCGAGATTTCCAGAGAGCAGGTGTGCAGGATTGGAGAGCATTCCGAGAATGCCGACTATTTCCCTGAGAAGGTGAATACACAGCTTCTCAATGTGCTGGACAGGACCAATATTCAGATTGAAATTTATGAGAGAGGGGCAGGGTATACTCTGGCCTCCGGAAGCTGTGCCTGTGCGGCTGCCTGCGCGGCGCTCAAATTGGGGCTGGCCGATAATAACATGTATGTCCACATGCCCGGCGGAGTCCTGGAAGTGGAGATTAAAGAGGACGGAACCGTATACATGGTAGGCGAAGTCGGCTATGTGGGAACCATCACACTGGGAGCCGAACTGACCGAAAAACTGCGTGCGATGCACGGAAAAAAATAATTGACAGAGAAAAAACAGACTGCTATAGTTTAAGCAGGTCGGGGAGCTGTGCCGGAACCGGTACGGCTCCTTTTGACGTATTTTGGAAAACGGTGTGAGGCGTACGGGGCGGCTGCAGTTTACGGGCAGCCATACCCGATAAAGCGGGCGCGCTGCCCTGCGAAGCGTCTTGCTGTCCGCCCTGTATCGCATAAGGAGAAATAAATATGGATAAAGAGAGAATAGACGGATGTTTTTTAGAGGAAGAAGCCGATTTGATGAAACTGCAGTTTACGGATTTATTCGGCCGGCTCAAGATGGTGGAGATGACCCGAGGACAGTCCCAAAAGGTGATGGCGGACGGTTATCCAATCAACCGATTTGCTCTGGGCGGCCTGAGAAAGGAGGGAGCAGTTCTTCCGTTTCCCGCCGGTCTGCAGGATAAGGCGGAGAATACAGGACTTTACCTGAAACCGGATATGGCAACATACCAGATGCTTCCCTGGGATTCGGGACAGGAGAATGTGGCCGGGGTAATCTGCGACGTTATGAACTCCGACGGCAGCCCGTCCCCGATTGATACAAGGAGCCTTTTAAAAGCGACGATCGACAGAGCCGAACGGCTGGGCCTTAGTCTTTATTTTGACTTTCAATGTGAGTTTTATTTATTTCATACGGATGATGAGGGGAGGCCGACAACGGTCACCCACGAGGTCGCAGGATATTACGATGCGGGGCCGATTGACCTGGCCGAGAGCGTCCGGCGCGACATCATGTTAAGCCTTTCGGAGGCTGGGATGGAGGTGGAGAGCAGCCACCACGGAACAACTCCGGGACAGCACTGTTTTCTGCTTCCCGTACGCTACGGTGTGGAAGCCGCAGACTATCTTCAGACGTTTAAGACGGCGGTGAAGAGAATTGCAAAACGCCACGGGCTGCATGCGGCATTTATGCCGAAGCCGAACGGTAACGGAGACGGTTCGGGTCTTCACACGGGCATTGTAATCCGCGATAAAAATGGCAATACTGATAAAGAGACGGCCATGTATTTCCGCTGTGGTATATTAAAACATTTACGGGAGATGATGATATTTACCAACCCTTTGATCAATTCCTACAAACGCCTTGCAGCGGAGAAATACAATGCAGTCCAGCCCGAATTTCCGGCGACCATCTGGGAGGAAGGCACTGATAAGGCGGTGCGCTATACGGAGGACAAGGACGGGATTGTAACTGTCACGGCGCTTTTTCCCGATCCGTCGGCCAATCCTTATCTTGTCCTGGCTGCGCTTGCGGCCGCGGGGCTCGATGGAATTGAGAAAAAGATACGGGCCTCGGAATGTGATGAAAACCCGAAATTCCCGGAGACGCTGGGCGTGGTCCTCAGAGAACTGGACGGGAACGCATTTGCCAAAACAGAGTTCGGGGAAACGCTCTGCGGAATGTACCGGGAGGGCAAACAGGAGGAATGGGACCGTTTCTGTTCCTTTGTGACCGACTGGGAGATTCAGGAATACCTTTACCGCTGTTAAACGCGGTGTAAGCGAAGACTCAAACGTGGTGTAAATGAAGACTCAAACGCGGTATAAATGAAGACTTAAACGCAGTGTAAATGAGGACTTTTATCGCAGCAGGAGACCGGGGACACAGGGGGCGGCATGAAAACAGCGAGGTGAAACTGTGTGATCAACGTCATAGTGGCATTTTCCAGGCCGGAAGATGGAAGAAATATTAAAAATATACTAATAAAAAACGGACTGCAGGTGACGGCGTCCTGTACATCCGGTTCCCAGGTTCTCGCTCAGGCGGATGATCTGCAGAGCGGGATCGTGATCAGCGGTTTCAGGTTCGGCGACATGACCTGCCGCCAGTTGAGCCGCCAGCTTCCGCCGGGCTTTGACATGCTCCTGATCGCCTCACCCGCCAGATGGAGCGGTGAAAATATGGGAGAGATTGTATGTCTGCCGGCGCCGTTTAAAATGTGTGATCTGATGTCCACGGTGCGCATGATAGAGCGGATGCAGACAGAGAAGCGCAAGCTTAAAAGAAACCGCCAGTCCATGAGAAATGAGGATGACAAAAAGGCCATTGACCAGGCGAAGGGACTCCTGATCAGCCGCAACAGCATGACGGAGCCGGAGGCGCACAAATATCTGCAGAAATGCAGCATGGACAGCGGAACGGGGATTGCGGAGGCGGCCAGGATGGTGCTGAGCCTTTACAAATGATAAATTGATTCGGCGTTTCACAGTGTGCGCGGAGAATCAGGGAGGATAAAATAATATGAAATTTACAAAGATGCAGGGAATCGGCAATGACTATGTATATGTGAACTGCTTTGAGGAGAAGGTGGAGGATGCGTCCAGGCTGGCGGTAGCGGTGAGCGACCGTCATTTCGGAATTGGTTCCGACGGCCTGATTCTGATTAAACCGTCGGATGTGGCGGACTGTCAGATGGATATGTACAACCTGGACGGCACCAGAGGCGCCATGTGCGGCAACGGAGTCCGCTGCGTGGGAAAATATGCCTATGACCATCATATCGTAGACAGGCCTCAAATCAGCGTTGAGACGGCGTCGGGGATCAAATACCTCGATATGAAGGTGGAGGACGGAAAAGTGACGGCCGTCACCGTGGATATGGGAAAACCGGTTCAGACCTCGGAACTGTTTGAAGAGCTAGAAGTGGACGGGAAGAAATATCATTTCATCGGAGTTTCCATGGGAAATCCCCACGCTGTGCTGTTTGAAAATGAATTCGGCGGGCCGATTGAAAAACTGGACCTGGAGAAAATGGGTCCCGGCTTTGAACACCACGATAAATTCCCGGACAGGACGAACACGGAGTTTATCAGGGTGATCGACAGGAAACACATCAAGATGCGCGTCTGGGAGCGGGGTTCCGGCGAGACGATGGCCTGCGGAACCGGCGCCTGTGCCACCGCAGTGGCCGCCATTCTGGCCGGATATGCGGACGACACGGTGGAAGTGGAGCTTTTGGGCGGCTGTCTCACCATCACATGGGATCGGGAAAAAGATACCGTGTATATGACGGGACCGGCAGTGGAGGTATTTAACGGCGAATATACGCTGTAACGGCGTCCGTGAAAATTTCTGTAACGGTTTTTCGTCTATAAAAGCAGGAATAAGGCAACTTTTAACTCTTTTCACATACTTTAATAGTACAAAGGTATGTGAGAGGAGTTTTTCTTTTGGATATAAGAAAGAGAGTGGTTATAGATGCCGGACACGGCGGCGAATACGATCCGGGAGCAGTTTTCGAAGGAAGACAGGAGAAGGACGACAATCTGAGAC is part of the [Clostridium] symbiosum genome and encodes:
- a CDS encoding O-antigen polymerase, coding for MTVYLLCYAAAWLFSLSGHFYLSGAGLIGAAVYLYMEDYRKTENMLNLRGLFSLSWVGGQGLACLKLSRLGASWSPVTWLCFLAAFAGFYCTFRFLEHYLGVDRVSPLRYNGFGNYEQSVFFCACGLTIVSFGCFLIEAAALGFVPLFVRGVPHAYSAFHLTGIHYFTVSCVLVPSMCVIYFCINRGRDRIKSIIMAVMGLLSLAVPLLCVSRFQLIFAVILAVLTYIQMDGRLNLLYAVFAMAALVPLYLLLTVARSHDVSYLNAVFEMKNENMPIFITQPYMYVANNYDNFNCLVEGLDSHSWGLKMLAPLWTLTGLKFKFPALTNFPYFVNREELTTLTIFYDAYYDFGIIGVLGLSCILGGLAFYLMQKMKKVRNPITYLFYSQIAIYMMLSFFTTWYSNPTTWFYLAATGAIAFATSRRWGTI
- a CDS encoding pyridoxal phosphate-dependent aminotransferase, giving the protein MISKKMIPLMQNNSAIRMMFEEGKKLAAIHGAENVFDFSLGNPSVPAPAEVNQAIADIIKEEDSLFIHGYMSNAGYEDVRGTIADSLNRRFHTSFGMANILMTVGAASGLNVILKTILDPGDQVITFAPYFVEYGSYVRNYDGELVVVPPNTADFQPDLKKLEEKINGRTKAVIINTPNNPTGVIYSDETLKNIASVLEKKEKELGISIVLISDEPYRELAYDGAVVPWVTNYYHNTVVCYSYSKSLSLPGERIGYLVIPDEMEDSKNVIQAATIANRVLGCVNAPSLMQRVIKRCVDAEVDVAAYDRNRNLLYNGLKGYGFECIKPEGAFYLFVKSPVEDEKEFCETAKQFNVLVVPGSSFACPGYVRIAYCVAYERIERSMAAFKKIAEHYHLI
- the ytvI gene encoding sporulation integral membrane protein YtvI, with product MEDVKKYLRMILNIVIPLAGLCLVCFLGPKLLSFFMPFVIGWIIAMIANPLVRFLERHLKLVRRHGSMVIIVGVLVLVIGLLYLAITWIYSELAGFVGDLPLLYENALSEISNAIQNSQKLLTYLPDSLQKPLLEISNNLGGTIGTLFSKAAAPTVEIAGNVAKRIPNVMVNTVIMILASYLFLAEREKILRVLRAALPPFVFRYAEYLKKDARGLIGGYFLAQFRIMFVVAAILAAGLLILGVKYSLLLAIFIALLDFLPIFGTGTVLIPWAVVKLFSAEYPYAVGLILIYITTQVVRQIIQPKIVGDSMGLPPLLTLFLLYMGFKLSGIAGMILAVPIGLVFINFYKYGAFDSMIENMKMLIREVSEFRKGGGD
- a CDS encoding AraC family transcriptional regulator; translation: MDSYEKRGYLDREFRLFHLAACLPDDINYHYHDFDKVLIFLKGDVDYIIEGRSYHLNPYDIVLVGHHAIHKPVIGSDEIYERIVVYLSPDYVDSFRSENCDLSRCFQDARDHCSDVLRISSLKISSLYESLLRLEKACREDGYAKELYCRILFLEFMIHLNRAAVENHLEYVSTSPGSEKVLEIMRYISENPSSDYTIDSLASRFYLSKYHMMRLFKQETGYTITSYINEKRLLMAKELLNRGVPVTEVCYHCGFRNYAAFLRAYKKTFGENPKAGKKGGKFS
- the dapF gene encoding diaminopimelate epimerase — translated: MKKVTFEKYHCMGNDYLVYDPNKNELKLSEENIKLICDRNFGVGSDGILAGPYLDREKMYVKILNPDGSEVPKSGNGMGIFAKYLKDAGYVQKTSVSWMTMSGEENVFYLNEEGTRVKISMGRPTFWSDEIPVTGERREMVNQTMMFGKIPYVTTCLSIGNPHCVIWMSEISREQVCRIGEHSENADYFPEKVNTQLLNVLDRTNIQIEIYERGAGYTLASGSCACAAACAALKLGLADNNMYVHMPGGVLEVEIKEDGTVYMVGEVGYVGTITLGAELTEKLRAMHGKK
- a CDS encoding glutamine synthetase family protein, which produces MDKERIDGCFLEEEADLMKLQFTDLFGRLKMVEMTRGQSQKVMADGYPINRFALGGLRKEGAVLPFPAGLQDKAENTGLYLKPDMATYQMLPWDSGQENVAGVICDVMNSDGSPSPIDTRSLLKATIDRAERLGLSLYFDFQCEFYLFHTDDEGRPTTVTHEVAGYYDAGPIDLAESVRRDIMLSLSEAGMEVESSHHGTTPGQHCFLLPVRYGVEAADYLQTFKTAVKRIAKRHGLHAAFMPKPNGNGDGSGLHTGIVIRDKNGNTDKETAMYFRCGILKHLREMMIFTNPLINSYKRLAAEKYNAVQPEFPATIWEEGTDKAVRYTEDKDGIVTVTALFPDPSANPYLVLAALAAAGLDGIEKKIRASECDENPKFPETLGVVLRELDGNAFAKTEFGETLCGMYREGKQEEWDRFCSFVTDWEIQEYLYRC
- a CDS encoding ANTAR domain-containing protein; translation: MINVIVAFSRPEDGRNIKNILIKNGLQVTASCTSGSQVLAQADDLQSGIVISGFRFGDMTCRQLSRQLPPGFDMLLIASPARWSGENMGEIVCLPAPFKMCDLMSTVRMIERMQTEKRKLKRNRQSMRNEDDKKAIDQAKGLLISRNSMTEPEAHKYLQKCSMDSGTGIAEAARMVLSLYK
- the dapF gene encoding diaminopimelate epimerase, coding for MKFTKMQGIGNDYVYVNCFEEKVEDASRLAVAVSDRHFGIGSDGLILIKPSDVADCQMDMYNLDGTRGAMCGNGVRCVGKYAYDHHIVDRPQISVETASGIKYLDMKVEDGKVTAVTVDMGKPVQTSELFEELEVDGKKYHFIGVSMGNPHAVLFENEFGGPIEKLDLEKMGPGFEHHDKFPDRTNTEFIRVIDRKHIKMRVWERGSGETMACGTGACATAVAAILAGYADDTVEVELLGGCLTITWDREKDTVYMTGPAVEVFNGEYTL